One region of Candidatus Bathyarchaeota archaeon genomic DNA includes:
- a CDS encoding winged helix-turn-helix transcriptional regulator codes for MDDIDRKIISQLQTDGRTTLEELAKITGYTSMGTKKRLENLLKKGTIQISALVNPAALELYPAIVMLEMEDAEAMEALVNRFKDCPRVIQMFKTIGGYNLIAIVVAETKETLESIATEKCSLRCSKGIRRSEFYPVSETYFSPFLQVRENLAHKENKLAPCHVDCTPCNRFETKRCVGCPTTSKYKGSL; via the coding sequence ATGGATGACATAGACAGAAAAATCATCAGCCAACTCCAAACCGACGGACGAACAACACTCGAAGAACTCGCAAAAATCACTGGCTACACCAGCATGGGCACAAAAAAACGCCTCGAAAATCTCCTAAAAAAAGGAACCATCCAAATCAGCGCGCTTGTCAACCCTGCCGCGCTCGAACTCTACCCCGCCATAGTTATGCTTGAAATGGAAGACGCTGAAGCCATGGAAGCCCTCGTTAACCGTTTCAAAGACTGCCCACGCGTAATCCAAATGTTCAAAACCATAGGCGGCTACAACCTCATCGCCATCGTCGTCGCTGAAACCAAAGAAACCTTGGAAAGTATAGCTACCGAAAAATGTTCTCTGCGCTGCAGCAAAGGCATCCGTCGCTCCGAATTTTACCCGGTAAGTGAAACCTATTTCTCGCCGTTTCTGCAGGTTCGAGAAAATCTTGCTCATAAAGAAAACAAACTCGCTCCCTGCCACGTAGACTGCACTCCCTGTAACCGTTTTGAAACCAAACGTTGTGTAGGCTGCCCTACCACGAGCAAATACAAAGGCTCCCTCTGA
- the tsaA gene encoding tRNA (N6-threonylcarbamoyladenosine(37)-N6)-methyltransferase TrmO: MSAITYTPIGIIHSPFQEPKNVPIQASASQNTMGTIEIYPQYAEGLKDLEGFSHLFLFYHFNRITASNLLVKPFLDDKPHGVFATRAPARPNTIGLSIVRLIKIEGATLHIQDVDILDGTPLLDIKPYVPQFDYRENVKIGWFTNKICNLPSTQDDGRFCK; encoded by the coding sequence TTGAGCGCTATAACCTACACGCCCATAGGCATTATCCATTCGCCGTTTCAGGAACCCAAAAACGTCCCCATACAAGCCTCTGCAAGCCAAAACACAATGGGCACAATCGAAATTTACCCTCAATACGCCGAGGGCTTAAAAGACCTCGAAGGTTTCTCGCACCTGTTTCTATTCTACCATTTCAACCGCATAACCGCCTCTAACCTTTTGGTTAAACCCTTCTTAGATGACAAGCCACATGGAGTATTCGCAACTCGTGCCCCCGCAAGACCCAACACCATAGGCTTATCCATTGTCCGTCTCATCAAAATCGAAGGTGCAACTTTGCATATACAAGACGTAGACATCCTTGATGGCACCCCTTTACTTGACATAAAGCCGTATGTGCCTCAATTTGATTACCGCGAAAACGTGAAAATCGGATGGTTTACTAACAAAATCTGTAATCTGCCTTCCACTCAGGACGATGGAAGGTTCTGCAAATAA
- a CDS encoding OsmC family protein, whose amino-acid sequence MAKLKGNAKLLENVRLVTDNGRGHNVVCDLPEAQGGTNTAPTPLELALMSLAGCGVIIYADICKNSKIDPGKIEINVEADKTPESPTISGVTMKVNIQSKARKGLVEAAWRRTEARCPVMFIYNGTIPVKIEAQINAEE is encoded by the coding sequence ATGGCGAAGTTAAAGGGAAATGCGAAACTTTTAGAAAATGTCCGTTTGGTAACCGATAATGGCAGAGGACACAATGTTGTTTGTGATTTGCCTGAAGCCCAAGGCGGAACCAACACTGCACCCACACCTCTAGAGTTGGCGTTGATGTCGTTGGCAGGCTGCGGAGTTATAATTTATGCGGATATTTGTAAAAACAGCAAAATTGACCCTGGAAAGATCGAGATAAACGTGGAGGCTGACAAAACACCTGAATCACCAACTATATCAGGAGTCACCATGAAAGTAAACATCCAATCCAAAGCACGCAAAGGCCTAGTGGAGGCGGCTTGGAGACGCACTGAAGCCCGCTGTCCAGTCATGTTCATCTACAACGGCACCATCCCTGTCAAGATTGAAGCCCAAATAAATGCCGAAGAGTAA